GGATTTGAGGAATGGAGCTGATTTTGTCATGTGTGGATTCTCGTATATGTTTCATCTCATTATCTTATTTATGAATTTGACGCCCCATTAATATCTAAATTTAGTGTCAACTACCGCGTAATTCAGACCTTACAAACTGAAGTTGCGACTAACATTTAGATTAGTGTCAATAATATAATAACAAGAGAGCATTCATACCTTACAAGATAAAATAGCCTCATGTACGTTGAGTACAATCCTGAAAGTTAATCTCGCTCTTGCTTCGTAGTCACTTCCTCTACCTAAAGAACTTAAAAGTAAACTCCCCAACAGAATCTTATCTATAAAAGATTGCAGACGTACAACATTCATGTCCCGTGATGACCCAAATTCTTAGAAAACTGACACGTAAGTGTAACATGAGTCTCAAAAGTCTCGAGCAGACACacaataacattaaaaatgTTGGAGTATTAATTCTACATATTTTATTGACTAGGATTACACGTCCGTGCATGCATGATTTTCTGTTGAGAAGTGGAACTGCCGTCCCGAGAGGTCATAGCAGAAAGATATTATGTACTAGTGTTGGGCCGAGGCTTTGGTATGGGCCTTGTCTTCCAGTCCATACTACGTCATTGCAGCCGTGGGTAGCCAGTAGGTAGCCGGTGTATATGGTATGAGTTGATCCAAAAGGAAATGGAAGCAGATTATTACTTCATTTAACACAAACTATTAGCGCAAGCACAGTGAATGATCTGAAAGCTGCATCGATTACGAAATGGGTGACGTTTTGTTTGAGATGGAAGACAATCTCAAATCCAAACAGGTAAACCCCCCACTCACTCAAATTGCAACAATGTTTTAATCTCTCACTAAAATCCATTAAACTCACAGGCCAAGTTGACGCCTGAAGAGGCAAAGGTTCTCGCAGCTTGCAAGTCTAAGGCTGTGAGGGCGTTCACATATGGAGGTCTTGCTGCTGGTGTTGTAACCTGGACAggtctttttcattttcactGTGATTTTTGAGAATATTGTATATTTTCTGAGATTGATGTTTTGGAATGTcgttgatttttattatgcTTCTAATTGTGCAATGGTGGTTCTAATAGGTATCAATATTTTCAATTACAAtcttgaaaaatgaaaaccctCTTTTGTTTGTCAATGGAAATGGAAGTTAGGAACCCACTTCAATTTGGGTCATGTTCAGTTACTTTGGTCTTGCTTAGAGAAATGTGGGTATTAAAGAATTTCGACTAGTGATGGTTTAGTAGTCTAAAGCTGTTATCAGGAAATGTTTATAGCTGACGTCTCTAAACTCGAGAGTACTATCACTACTATGCACCCCAATCTATTGAAATATGTGTACTATGTTAGCTGTAGAAGAACAAAGCACTCGACTGATGTTCTGGTCTGCTGTTAATTTATcgtctctttctcttttgggCTTTTCTTTGACAAGTTTAAGTAGAATGTTGGCAGTTCTGCAATTTGATTTTACAGGGTTTTAGGACTTGCATCGCTTTACCATCCCTTGTTTATAAACCTAACTACCTTCTGGTGATTAGTTTCATACCGATTTTCCTTTCCGCTCAGTTGGCCAGCgagttgattaattatatGCTAAATATGTTTCTGGAAAATTTATGTTGCTCATTTATATATCCTTTGTGGCAGCAACTTCAAGGCTGAGTAAGATGATCCAGCTGAACCTTACAGGAGGTAAAAATAATCTCTAATCATCCCCCACCCGCAATTCTATCAAGCTATAAATATTGTGCTCTCTGTTAAAATTTAATGAGCATATCTGCACTTCATCCCAATACTGTTCTATTGTATGGGACTTTATAGGGCAAGCAGTGCTATTGTCTTGATCTTGGTTATCTATCAGTTTCCACATTTGCATCAAGTTTGACCCATCTGTAGGAGCTGCTGCTATGTTTGGACTGTGGACATTTTCTAAAGCCTTAGATTCATGTGCTGAGCATATTCTTGCATTGGATGGGAGCCGGTTACAGGCAGAGTTAGCAACTATGTACGTCACGTACTTCTTTTATAATCTGTGATGAATCTTCACATGAGCAATATTGTGAAATAAACTGATTGTCCTCTAGAAATTATGAATAGTTATTCTGCTGATTTAAGCCAAGATACATTAATTGTAATTAGAAGGAACTTATATTTTAGATAAACCTAAAATTTTCCATTGTTTTTTTACTTGTTACAAAGTAAATATCAGGCCCATGTGACCATGTCTAAAGTGAAGTAACACATAAGTTGGAGTTGCAACAAGCTAAAGtgtttgaaaaaaattgtGCTAATCAATGAGTTTAAAGAGGGAAGCGGCACAGATATAGCCTGTTAGCATGCTTGGTACGAGCAGTTGCTTGGGAAATTGACTAGATTCAATAGTCATCCTACTAGCTCACGACCAATTATAATCTAGCAATTGCAATTGAATTTGTTAAGTAATGTATGGGCATATTAATCTTACATTCTTCTACTGAATTGTCTACGTTGAGACGCCAAGCTACATTGTTACTGACTTTATGAAGTTATCTTTAAGTAAACCAGCTGTCTGTCTTCAGTTATGAATTAGTATGTTCCGAAAAGTGCCTGATACAGTGCACTCAGTTTTCCATGCAACATTGCTTGCACTGCAGTTTAAACTTAAAAATTTCTGCGCCTCCAACAGCGTTGTCATTTTTTCCTTACCTTCCAAGCATGAAgaaatgctttttttttttttaaatgatcaATATCTGCTCCTACTCACAGGTCCTCTTGCTCCAATTAAATTATTAGACTAATTGTGATTAAAATCACAGAATGGTTacaaaacatcagaatgatCGCCACAGGATGCAGCTTATCTCTAAGCAGTTCTTTTGTGAGGAGGTTTTTGATGATTCGACCTCAGGCCGTCCGAAAATAAGGTGGCGTTATCGGAATTACTTTAGTGATAATGTTTCCCTTGGTCAAAGAACACATGATAGCGACTCCTACGGTAACTCCCAAACTGATTCAGACAGTGTTTCTCATGGTGACTATCACAATTCCTATGATGTCAAGTCCCGAAGTGGCATCCGGACTGACTCTAACCAAAGACAGATCAATTTTGACCCGAGACAAGTTCCTGTAAGTCTGACTAATCTATCATGTATCTTCTTAATGAGTTTGCTTGATTTTTGTTTCCTGGATCAGAGTAGATTGAGCTTAGACTACTTTTGTGGAATcaactttaaaaaaatcatgacAGAAGCAAAGAAGAAGGATTCTAATTTTTGCAGAATATTGTGTTTGATGTGATGTCATTATTAAGAAAATATGTATACTTAAAATAGTTTGTGCATATCAGTATTCATATGGTAGAACATCTGAAATCGCCATTAACAATTATCCCTGACTCCCAAAGTATATAGGTGGGTGTGCGTGTCTGCGTTTATTTGAGATCAGCCGTACTATAATAGGGGGATCATTTGAACTCACGCGTTTGGAAACCTTCtttgtatatatgtttgtatTATATGAGGAAGTGGCTTCTACTTTATATAGCTTATGATGATAAAGTGCTTACTCTGGCTGTTCTTATTATAGATGAACTCCAGTGTTGGGACAGAcccttttgaagatatatttGGTTATCAATCACCACAGGAGGAGCTCCAACTTCCAGACACATCCAGTCAGTCTAATGTTTCCCCAAAAGTACAGGCTCGCAACCGCAGACGATCACAGCACAAGCGTCGCTCGTATCAACAGGAAGACTCATCAAATCTCCAACATGAGTAGCTGTGAGTTGGGTTATGATCGACTACTGAAGAAGATCACTgcataaaattttgaaatactTTATCTAATGTTTTATGAGCTTGACAGCCTTTACAATGAAGGGTATCGGACTATCTGCCATCATAACAATAGTATCAGGCATCGCTGTGAAATTATTGTTTCATCAGTCGTTGGTTTATATCCAAGCTCTACGAACACTTATGATGAGTGCTTCAATAAGGTTACTGAAAAGCTagtattgtgattatattgcaGCTATAACAAATTTCATGGTCACCAAAGTCTTCAGTATGACACTAATCCTCTAGTCCTGTGTTAAAATCATTTCTTCTATTCGTTTTCATTTCTTTGAATtatttgaggaagaagaaaaaggaagaaatcaaaacatgtTCAATGGTGCATGTAATTGTGTGAAACACCACCAAGCATTTGCAATGAAAAGAGCAGCGAGTAGCGTCTGGCATCAGGACCTCACACGCGTTTTCCACAAGCTAACACTAGACAAAACTTCAAGCCAAACTTCGTATAGGTAATGTTTGATAATGAGATCATTGAGTTGTGATTGTTGCTTTAGTAGTAAACGATGTAACTCTCCCCTTCCCAGAAGAGTCTTCGAAGCTTCATCTTCTGTCTTTTTATGTAGAATATCAAGATAGGTATCTCTAACCAAAATATGCAATATTAATACGCCAAATTGGTTATCCAAAATTTATGTACTGTTGCCTCGTTGATTAATTGGTACTTATTTCTTCTCGTCATATGTATGTAGTTGGCTAGCTAGATTAACTCACAATGTTAAGCATATGAGTTGTAAATGCGTATATGAGACCGGGTGTGTTAAGGGCGTTAGTACGtaaaaaaatatagaaaaaaaaaatatgtgatgtgaatagaaaaaagaaaccTTGGAATATTTATTAGGCCGAATTACAATAATGATAGATGAAGCTTATTTCACTTGCCTATCTCTCCCCTTTGAACCCTAGCAACCTTTCGGGGTTCCGAACAATGCTCTTCGATTGGTGGCGTAGCTAGAAAATCATAATCAGGAGGGTtaaatgaaattacaatactatgcaaaaaaaaaaaaacttcaattGAAGCTCATCTCTCCAATTAATTTCAAGTTTTCGAATATGAGAGTTtcaaatatcaattttgactTGAATCGTAACAAAACCCGGTCAACCCATACAATTAGATTGAGAAATAACGGCACCTAAACCTGTCATGACACATTTAATATACATGTCAACTATCAATCAACTTGTCAACACGAAATAAACCTAAATAACACATTTATTAGATGATAGGATTAATACACACATATAATACACGTATACAAACCATTTCAATATGTATATAAGGTTCGAGCAACTCTTTTCTCACTTTCCGCTAGGGGTACTATTGACACTATAACAACTCTTGTTTGAACGCGGgtcatcaaaatatataatcgatctgttaaaaaaaacatatatgatCGATTCTCTGCAAAGGTATTATGGTGGTATTAGTAAATTGTAAATAGGTCACACCCAATAATTAGCAATACTAAGACCATCAATTGATAAAACATATTATAAGAATGGATCATGTTGCCTATTATGATCGTACTTGACACATGAGGAACCATCACTATTTCACTTTGCAAAGCCATGACCAAAGTTTGGTATGTTATACATCGACAGTCATATCTTGCTACCCCGTAAACACGTACTCTTTTCTCTTGTGCAGATTTGCTATGAAAGCCTTAACGTACACGCTTTTATGGAGATAAGAAATAGTGTGATGCTTTTCTATGATTAGGAAATTGTCTAGAGGTTGTTAAATCGTAGTTCCTCATTAAGAATGTGGGGAGCTCGATCTTACGTCTCAGCTGGTTGTATATTAGAAACAATGATGGGAGATTGGTATTCTATTGTATATCTTGACTTGTTTGAAATCTCAAGACCATCATGACTataatgaatcatttgtgatcAAGGTGATAGATATATAGATTACATATTTTTGCAAAAATAATGGGAGGCAGTGAATCCAGTGATAGATTTGTGAACTCCTTTTTGGTTAGTTATGAGTTCTTTTTACCAATAATTGCATGCAACAAAGTGGTATGAGCTTATCCATTTCTTTTTTGCTCTGAAAATTGAAGATGTCATAAGAATAGTATGAATGCACtctaatgaattttttttctccattcattatatatatatattatgtaacCACAACCATTGATATTTATAGTTAAAATGTATTAAATAACTTACACACCCTTATATATGTCAGTAAAATTTGAACCTATAATCTCAACGTTGTTAGTCAAACTATTTAACTAACCATATCACGACTTACTgataatatatagttttttttgAGTGATTATAATACAAAAAGTgacgataattttttttctataagcACTTATAATACAAAAGTGACGATAAATCAAATTTGAACACACTTAAAAAAATCGAATCCAAACCTTAACCAGAAAAACACAGAGAGAAGGGCGATGCAAGCCCTCCATCTTAAGAAGAAACGCCAAGGATATCAAACGATATTATTGTCAACAAACAGCTTCTGAAACCCAACTCTAAAGGAGCGAGACAAACTAGTAAAAGctctaaaaaagaagaagaaaaaacacaaTAAATGGCCCAAAAAAGGCAATTATGAGATAAACGAAGGAGATTaccagaaaaaaagaagaaggagattTCATAAAAACTTGAATCTCTCCCCCATTAAAACAACcaatcttgcttcctctcCGGATCCacaaattccctcaagaaaacCCCCAATTGAATTTCTAGATCCTTTATGATTCTCTCTTCCAATGAAAACAGCAACCCAATCACGATTTTGATTCCCACCCAATTCCACCCCTCACTTTCCACACCACCACCCAAatctccttctttctttttcttattattCCTTCTCATCTTGCTACCCCCATCTCTCACTCAAGCTTCTTCTCCAGCTATGAAGGTTCATCCGATTCCCAAGAGGCGCAACATCTCCATCCAATACCACCCAAGAAACCCTCTTTCCGAAGCCGAGGCCCTCCTCGGCCTGACCCACAAGAAGCTCCGCCGCCTCCCCCACGTCTTCAGCCGCGTCCTCGAGCTCCCCTTCCGCTCCGACGCCGACGTCCTCATCGAGGAGACCCCCGACTGCTTCCGCTTCGTCGCCGAGACCGAGACCGTCTTCGGCCACGACGTCAGGGCCCACACGGTGGAAATCCACCCCGGAGTCACCAAGATTGTGGTCCGGGAGAGCGGCGACGCGGCGGAGCTGACGCTGGACGAGCTGGAGCTCGATATGTGGAGGTTCCGGCTGCCGGAGTCGACGAGGCCGGAGCTCGCCAGGGCGGTTTTTGTGGACGGCGAGCTTGTGGTGACGGTGCCGAAGATGGAAGGGGTGGAGAATGAGGGCGGAGATGGGAATGGGGGGTTCGGAGGAGGTATGGGAAATCGGCTTGTGCTTGTACAGTAATCATAACCATaagttcattttcttttgttttaattttatcGAGTTAAGAAGTTGTTAGTTGTTCTGATCGAGCTGGATCTAGAGCTTAAGTTTGGAACTAGTTGTTGTATGCTGCTGCTGCTTTTGTTCAATCAAGGAATGTTGGCTTTGATAATTATGCTGCAATGCTCCTTTTTTTTCCGGTTGAGGGCTGCTTTTTTCGCCTGTGCTGATTATATTCATGCTTGGTGTTTAATTTGATGGCACTGCTAGATCGGATGAGTGTAGCTTGTTTTAGGCAAATTGTTTCTTTGTGCTTTGGAATTTCTCAGTGCTTTATGTTAATGGTGTCATTGCTGCGTGTGATATGACACAACAAGCAACCAGAAAAGTTTATTCATTCACCTACTTATAGAGCTTACAAGTTCCTTTCATAatgcattatatattttagttCTCTTCAGTCCACATAGTTCTAAACTTCATAATCTATCAGGATGTGTAAGTTATCATTTTTGGCATTGCCTGAGTTCTTTCTTATATCCAGTGATTGAGATTCTGTTTTTTAAGTTGACTGTATGTCTTGCTTTCGAACTAACTTTAGAATATTTggtggagaaaaaaaaattgcagagGCTCAATTCCCTTTATATGGTTACAAGAATACGATTTTCAGTTTTGAATCTTTCTGTTACCTCTAAGATTCTAAATGATCAAATTGGTGGGTCTCGAAATGGTTTTCTCCCAAATGACCATCTCTTAGCACTTCAGAGTCTAGTGATATGTGACCATATGGTATGCAGCACTTTTACTCTTTCCTATTTTTCTTGTGGATCATTCTTTTGTGAGGATCTCTA
This is a stretch of genomic DNA from Argentina anserina chromosome 4, drPotAnse1.1, whole genome shotgun sequence. It encodes these proteins:
- the LOC126791366 gene encoding uncharacterized protein LOC126791366, with amino-acid sequence MGDVLFEMEDNLKSKQAKLTPEEAKVLAACKSKAVRAFTYGGLAAGVVTWTATSRLSKMIQLNLTGGAAAMFGLWTFSKALDSCAEHILALDGSRLQAELATIMVTKHQNDRHRMQLISKQFFCEEVFDDSTSGRPKIRWRYRNYFSDNVSLGQRTHDSDSYGNSQTDSDSVSHGDYHNSYDVKSRSGIRTDSNQRQINFDPRQVPMNSSVGTDPFEDIFGYQSPQEELQLPDTSSQSNVSPKVQARNRRRSQHKRRSYQQEDSSNLQHE
- the LOC126791410 gene encoding uncharacterized protein LOC126791410, with product MILSSNENSNPITILIPTQFHPSLSTPPPKSPSFFFLLFLLILLPPSLTQASSPAMKVHPIPKRRNISIQYHPRNPLSEAEALLGLTHKKLRRLPHVFSRVLELPFRSDADVLIEETPDCFRFVAETETVFGHDVRAHTVEIHPGVTKIVVRESGDAAELTLDELELDMWRFRLPESTRPELARAVFVDGELVVTVPKMEGVENEGGDGNGGFGGGMGNRLVLVQ